A part of Marinobacter psychrophilus genomic DNA contains:
- a CDS encoding CTP synthase has translation MTRYIFVTGGVVSSLGKGIASASLAAILEARSLKVTIIKLDPYINVDPGTMSPFQHGEVFVTDDGAETDLDLGHYERFIRTPMTRRNNFTAGRVYEEVIRKERRGDYLGGTVQVIPHITDEIKRRVIEGAAGVDVALVEVGGTVGDIESLPFLEACRQLKVEVGSSRALFMHLTLVPYIATAGEIKTKPTQHSVKEMRSIGLQPDILLCRSDHEVDASSRRKIALFTNVEERAVIPMRDAKSIYVIPRMLHDHGLDQLVIERFNLDAREADLSEWDNVVESLMNPLHEVTIAMVGKYMELLEAYKSLIESLLHAGIKTRTKVNINYIDSEDIERDGTGVLENVNAILVPGGFGERGVEGKIRTVQYARENKVPYLGICLGMQVAVIEYARNMAGLKDAHSTEFRPHSPEPVVGLITEWLDASGEREERTGDSDLGGTMRLGGQDCVLAEGSNIANCYGRKTIRERHRHRYEVNNHFLPRLEEAGLKVSGRSTDGKLVEVVEVEDHPWFVACQFHPEFTSTPRDGHPLFKGFVEAALAHRKEH, from the coding sequence ATGACGCGTTATATTTTCGTCACCGGCGGTGTTGTGTCCTCACTTGGGAAAGGAATCGCATCGGCCTCTCTGGCTGCGATTCTTGAGGCACGCAGCCTGAAGGTAACCATCATCAAGCTGGACCCTTACATTAACGTAGACCCGGGAACAATGAGCCCGTTCCAACACGGTGAAGTGTTTGTCACCGACGACGGCGCCGAAACCGATCTCGACCTGGGCCACTACGAGCGCTTTATTCGCACCCCGATGACCCGCCGGAACAACTTTACTGCCGGTCGCGTTTACGAAGAAGTAATTCGTAAAGAACGCCGTGGCGATTACCTCGGTGGCACCGTGCAGGTTATTCCCCATATTACCGATGAAATCAAACGCCGTGTCATTGAAGGCGCCGCAGGCGTAGACGTGGCTCTGGTTGAAGTAGGCGGCACCGTAGGCGACATCGAATCTTTGCCATTTTTGGAAGCTTGTCGGCAACTGAAAGTGGAAGTAGGTTCCAGCCGTGCTTTGTTTATGCACCTTACCCTGGTGCCCTACATTGCCACGGCCGGCGAAATAAAAACCAAACCGACCCAACACTCGGTGAAGGAAATGCGCTCTATTGGCCTGCAGCCAGACATTCTGCTGTGCCGCTCCGATCACGAAGTAGATGCCAGTTCGCGACGCAAAATCGCTCTGTTCACCAACGTTGAAGAGCGTGCGGTTATTCCTATGCGCGATGCCAAGTCGATTTATGTCATCCCGCGTATGTTGCACGACCATGGCTTGGATCAGCTAGTAATCGAGCGTTTCAATCTGGATGCTCGCGAAGCCGACCTAAGCGAATGGGATAACGTAGTTGAATCCCTGATGAATCCGCTGCACGAAGTGACCATTGCCATGGTTGGCAAATACATGGAGCTGCTGGAAGCCTACAAGTCGCTGATTGAGTCTTTGTTACACGCCGGAATCAAAACCCGTACCAAGGTTAATATTAACTACATCGACTCGGAAGATATTGAGCGCGACGGCACCGGTGTTCTGGAAAATGTTAATGCTATTTTGGTACCAGGCGGTTTTGGCGAACGCGGTGTTGAAGGCAAAATTCGAACTGTACAGTACGCCCGCGAGAATAAGGTGCCTTACTTGGGTATCTGTTTGGGTATGCAGGTAGCGGTGATTGAATACGCCCGCAATATGGCTGGTTTGAAAGACGCTCACAGCACCGAATTCCGTCCCCACAGCCCCGAGCCGGTCGTTGGCTTGATCACCGAATGGCTGGATGCCAGCGGTGAACGTGAAGAGCGCACCGGCGACTCCGACCTTGGCGGTACAATGCGCCTGGGGGGCCAGGATTGCGTGCTGGCCGAGGGTTCCAATATTGCTAACTGCTACGGACGCAAAACCATTCGCGAGCGTCACCGTCACCGTTACGAAGTGAACAACCACTTTCTGCCGCGCCTGGAAGAAGCCGGCCTGAAAGTGTCTGGTCGTTCTACCGATGGTAAACTGGTAGAAGTGGTAGAGGTGGAAGATCACCCCTGGTTTGTAGCGTGTCAGTTCCACCCGGAATTCACTTCTACACCCCGCGACGGTCATCCGTTGTTCAAGGGTTTCGTGGAAGCTGCCCTGGCACATCGCAAGGAGCATTGA
- the kdsA gene encoding 3-deoxy-8-phosphooctulonate synthase, producing the protein MAQSTVTVADIDIANHKPFVLFAGMNVLESRELAFEVAETYVKVCRKLGIPYVFKASFDKANRSSVSSFRGPGLDKGLQILADIKAKFGVPIISDVHVAAQAAPAAEVCDIIQLPAFLSRQTDLVVAMAKTGAVINVKKAQFLAPQEMRHIIAKFDEAGNDRIILCERGSSFGYNNLVVDMLGFGIMKSMNVPVMFDVTHSLQMPGGRADSAGGRRAQVTELALAGVSQGLAGLFLEAHPNPDEAMCDGPCALRLSQLEPFLERVKAIDDLVKSFKPIDTA; encoded by the coding sequence ATGGCACAAAGTACCGTTACCGTTGCTGATATCGACATTGCTAATCACAAGCCGTTCGTGCTTTTTGCTGGTATGAACGTGCTGGAGTCTCGTGAGTTGGCGTTCGAGGTTGCTGAAACTTACGTAAAGGTGTGCCGTAAACTGGGCATACCCTACGTGTTCAAAGCCTCTTTCGATAAGGCCAACCGCTCTTCGGTAAGCTCGTTCCGCGGGCCGGGGTTAGACAAAGGCCTGCAGATACTGGCGGATATCAAAGCCAAGTTCGGTGTGCCGATTATTTCCGATGTGCACGTGGCCGCCCAGGCCGCGCCTGCAGCGGAGGTGTGTGACATTATTCAGCTGCCTGCGTTCTTGAGCCGCCAGACCGATCTGGTGGTGGCCATGGCAAAAACCGGCGCGGTCATCAATGTCAAGAAAGCCCAGTTTCTGGCACCGCAAGAAATGAGGCACATCATCGCCAAGTTCGATGAAGCCGGCAACGACCGAATAATTCTGTGCGAGCGCGGCAGCAGCTTTGGTTACAACAACCTGGTGGTGGACATGCTGGGCTTTGGCATCATGAAGTCCATGAACGTGCCAGTGATGTTTGACGTAACCCATTCGCTACAAATGCCAGGTGGACGCGCTGATTCCGCCGGTGGCCGCCGTGCACAAGTGACTGAACTGGCGCTGGCGGGTGTGTCTCAGGGCCTGGCCGGTCTTTTCCTGGAAGCCCATCCAAATCCGGACGAAGCGATGTGCGACGGCCCTTGTGCGCTGCGGCTGAGTCAGCTAGAGCCATTTCTCGAAAGAGTGAAAGCTATTGACGACCTGGTAAAAAGTTTCAAACCCATCGACACCGCCTAA